The genomic DNA TCTAGTAATGTTTGTAAACTACACATCGCAAGAGTTTCAACACTCCCAACGATGGAGGGATCATCCAGCGAAGAACTGGTAATCGGAGGACACAATTTGAGAGAAAACAATGGGCTGACGGAGCTGGATGACAGAATTTTGTCATTCCATAATTTGAGGGCCCTTAGCCGATTGCGTATTGCAGGCTGCCAAAAACTATCTTCTATTTCACTCGAAGGTTTCAGGCAACTCATTAGCTTAAAGACTATGGACATAAGCTACTGCTTTAACCTTTTCTCTTCAGATgtcccaccaccaccagagcATACCCATGAAGACATGACCGACATAAATTTCAATGCCCTCCCATCTCTCAAGCATCTCAGAATTGAATTTTGTGGAATAACTGGGATGTGGGTATCTGTGATGCTGCGCCATGCACCAGCCCTAGAGGAATTGCGCTTGGATGATTGCGACCAGATATCAGGACTGTTGATCGAAGTGGGAGATAGTAGTTCATCAAATCACACCTCGGCTCCACGGGCTCCATCAGCAGGAAACCCAGATGACGCATTGACAAGCTCAACTCCAGATGGACTCCTGCGCATCCCATCAAATTCCGTCTCCTCTCTCAAGAAAATGTCTATTCTGTGGTGCGGTGAGCTAACATTTCAGGGGAACAAGGATGGCTTCTCTGTATTCACCTCCCTTGAGGAGCTAACAATTCGTGGATGCCCCAAACTGATCCCGTCTTTGGTGCAGACATATGAAAACAACGACCAGCGAAACGGAAGATGGCTTCTCCCGTATTCACTTGGCAAACTTGAGATTGACGGTTCCCCTGAAACGCTGCAGCCCTGCTTCCTAGAAGATCACAACTGCCTCGAAAAGTTAGAAATAAAAGAAAGCCCAAGTTTAAAATTGCTACAGTTGCATTCCTGCACGGCACTGGAAGAGTTGGCGGTTCATGATTGTGAATCGCTCCCCGCACTAGAGGGGAATTTCACCTGCCTCAAGAGATTAGAGCTGTCGTACAACTCAGGGTTGGAATCGCTACAGCTGCGTTCCTGCACAACGCTGGAAGAGTTGACGGTTGAGTCTTGTGAATCGCTCGCCACATTAGAGGGGAATTTCACCTGCCTCCAAAAATTAGATCTGTTTGACAACCCAAGGCTAAAATCACTACAGCTGCGTTCCTGCACAGCGCTGGAAGAGTTGACGGTTCGGTCTTGTGAATCGCTCGCTGCACTAGAGGACTTTTGGTCCCTCAGATGTCTCAGGTATTTGGTAATATCCAAATGCCCTGGCTTACTTCCTTATCTGGAACATCTGTCAAGTGAGGGCTATGAGCTGTGCGCTGGACTGGAAAGGCTCGACACTGATTATTACTCTTTCCTCACCACGTCATTCTGCAAGTGCCTCACCTCCCTCCGACGCCTAGAGTTACACGATCCTACGGGGGAAGTGACGGGACTAACGGAGGAGCAAGAGAGAGCGCTTCCGCACCTCACGTCCCTGCAGGAGCTACGATTTGAGGATTGCTCCAACCTCGCAGGTCTTCCTGTGGGTCTGCACAGCCTTTCCTCCCTCAAGAGGTTGGAGATCAATTATTGCCCGTTTCTCTCAAGGCTGCCAGAAAAGGGGCTCCCACCTTCGCTTGAAGAACTTAAGATCTTGGGTTGCAGCGAGGAGCTAGCTGATGAATGCAGAATGCTAGCAACAAAAACAAGGAAGCCAAAAGTCAAAATTGGTGGGAAATATGTGAGCTGATTACTGGGTGGTTGTTAAGCAGACTTGTCTACCAGCAAAGCGGGTTTCACTCTGTTGCCTTCTGAGGTATATGCCTCTACCGTCAATCATGTTATTATCAGATTTTACATCCCTCGGTGTCATGTGAAAATAAGCTGTCCCATTGCTGCTTTGCAGGCATTCAAGCTGCTGTACGTTCCAGTGTTCCACTACTAAATCTCATACAACTACGTGCTGTTCAACAAAGCATCCACACATCCCTGTTTCTTGCAGATCACCCATTGCAGGGCTCATGTTTGCCAGACGGGAGGCCCAACGCCCAAGGTGTGCTTCTTTTTACTCATAACCATCAAAAATAGAATTGTTTCGCTTCTCGAACCTCGTCGTCACTGGCCATAAGCTGCCGAATGTTAATAGTTTTGCTGTCATGTGAACTGAAAACAGTCTGTTTTGTACTTCTATTCTATGCTATTCATCTCATCTTGCAATCTGAACGCTCAAAGGCCTGAAGCTGTGATTTTCTTACTACAGATCGAAGGGAGGGGGGGCCTATccataacaaaagaaaaatgctNNNNNNNNNNNNNNNNNNNNNNNNNNNNNNNNNNNNNNNNNNNNNNNNNNNNNNNNNNNNNNNNNNNNNNNNNNNNNNNNNNNNNNNNNNNNNNNNNNNNNNNNNNNNNNNNNNNNNNNNNNNNNNNNNNNNNNNNNNNNNNNNNNNNNNNNNNNNNNNNNNNNNNNNNNNNNNNNNNNNNNNNNNNNNNNNNNNNNNNNNNNNNNNNNNNNNNNNNNNNNNNNNNNNNNNNNNNNNNNNNNNNNNNNNNNNNNNNNNNNNNNNNNNNNNNNNNNNNNNNNNNNNNNNNNNNNNNNNNNNNNNNNNNNNNNNNNNNNNNNNNNNNNNNNNNNNNNNNNNTGCATGAATTCAGTAGTCACTCGGCTATGCTCAAGTTATTGTGGACTTACAAGGGACACTGTTTCCATGAAGCTTGGTGCTTACAGACCTGCACAACTCATCAGCTAAGAAAACAACAATTCTCACCCATGGTAAGAAGTATATAGGCCAAAAGTTACCTGAAGGAACCCAGGGAATCATTAGATAAGACAAGACAACAGCAACGGCTCTTCGTTCCAATTTGCACCTCATCCTTTCTAAGCAATGGTGTTGCATCGATCAGTGAAAACTGAAAGCATGAAAGCCTTTGTTGCACGACTAATTTATCAGAAATTTCAACAGTGCTCAGCGCTTTTTACTGGCATTTCGCACCTCGAGAGGCTTCCTGAAATTCCAACAGCAGACCATAAATTCTAAAGTTACCAGATTATAACCGACAGATTCACAGATTTGTGATAGGCAACAGAGCAGAACAGGCGTATCTGAGGGGGCAATTTTCACAAAGCATGCATCAACAATAAACACGGGTTTGCATGTCCACTGAAACTTATCTCAAAGCTCATCTATCCAAAATGATAAATAAATTCATCAATAGCCATCACCAAACAAAGATACTGCATTGTTAACTTTAATACCACACTTAATGTCATGCACAACTCGTTGATAATCAACTACATAAAAGAGCTGCACCGGAACAACTGTACTACTACAAAGAACACAGACACTAGGCCTAGCCACCTTCATTAATCAACTACTATAAACGCCCCAGTACCTTCCGGCTTCCGCCTGCAACTTATATATACATGTCTCCATCTGTGCTATCAGATACTCACAAAGCCCATCTATTATCTACTAACTATGTTAACTACTAAAACGAAGCAGACACCCACATCTCAGAAAAACAGCTTACAGAATACCTGCAATTCCTCTAACTCTACTCAAATCACCCAAGAACAAGAACTCACACTATCCAACCCTTAATCCTATGGTTACAACGACCTCCCCTAAGCCAAAGAGTGAGCATTCCCAGCTCCTGAGGCACTGTCCCCTGAGCTCCCTGAATCTGAACCTGTAAACGAATGCAAATCAATGTCAAAACTCAGTTCATGAAGTTGGAATTTTTTTAAGTACAAAATGGTGGCTTGATCATACCACTGGATGATGAGGATCCACTGCCAGAAGCACCAGAGCCACTTGCAACTTCAGCATCCTTCTCGATCTCCATTGACTGGTAAGTGGCTGTTGGCATCTCATCCCCAATATCTACATACTCATCAACTTGCTCGGCCAATGTAGTGGTCTTCGTAGGGTTCTCACTCTCCTGTAAGCAACACAAAACAACAGACTAGCATGAGATCCCAATTCATTCAATGACTAGCTTAaaccaaaaaaacaaaacctCATGCTCCAATAGTCATTACCGCATCATCATTGCCAACCAATGTAGCCACACCATTCACTGGTGCAATGTCATCCTCAGCCCCAGCAGCACTTGCGACATCAGCAGTGCCTCCATTCACCATTGCAGCTCGCTTACTCTTCTTGAGGGCCTTGTTGAAGTTGGTGACGAATCGATCAAGCTCCCACTGTGTCTCAACATCCATCTCATCAATATCCAGCTCAATCTCATCCCCAAGCATCTCTTGATTGCTGTTCCTCTTGCGCACAATCTGCAGCACATTATGCATCTTCTCTTCAGGCAAGCTCTCGAGCCCCAGCCTCAGCAAGTTCTTCTCCTCCAGGCTCATCTCCCTCTTGTTAGGCTCCCTCGCCTTCGGCTTCCGCATCTTCACGTTCCCAGTCCTCGGCTTCACCTTCGCCTCAACAGTCGGTGGAGGTGGCAATTCGGCTGGCACTGGCTTTGGCGGCTCAAGGCGCTTGCACTCTTCCTCGAACCAATCGACCGCCGCTTTGTACATCTTCTCGAAGGACGCGAGGAGGGCGCCAGCGAACGTGTGGACCTCGTGCCCGACCGGGTTGTACCGGAGCGCGTTGGAGAAGGTGAGGCGGACGTCGCCCGCGAAGGCGTCGTGCGAGGCGTACCTCCCGGCGGCGAGGTTCTCCTTGACGGTGCCGAGGTCCATGGGGCTCTTGATGACGGTGTGGTAATCGTGGAGGCCGAGGCGCTCCACCTCCACGGGCGCGTTGAACCACACGCTCCGCTTGTCCTTGCGCAGCTTGGTGAGGATCTGCCCGCACCGCTTTCGCATCGCGCCCCAGAGCTTCGCGGGAGGCGCGGGGAGAAGCTCCCGGCGCGGCGGGTGGCCCTGCTGCCGCACCTGCCACGTATCGATGCGGGAGAGGAGGGCGCGGACCtggccgagctcgccggcgaggcggtCCCGGAGCGCGCGGGCCTCGCGGTGGCCCAGGGACCCCGGGCGGAAGGTGACgtagccggccgccggcgaggccgccgccgccgcccgcgccttcGGCCCGTCGCCGCGCGGGGGGTGCGGGGGGTGGTTGGGGCTAGGGTTGGGGGGAATGGGCGCGAGCGGGGCGCGCCCCTCTCCCCAGCTGTGGTGGTGCGCCCCGCTCcggccggcgaggagggcggacgccatcgccggcgagggTTCCGCGCGCGAGCGAGCTCGATTGGGGGCTGGGGCGCTTGCAATTTTGGATCCGAACCCCGGGACGGAGCAcggggaggagccgaggaggaggggggcggaGGCGACGGGATATTTTTTCGTGGCGGGCGGCCCGCCGACTGCGAGAGAGGAGGGATCCGCACCGTTGGTGTGGGGAGTGGACGGCTCGGATGGTTGGAGTTGCTTTTGGGCGTGGGAATCGTTGCGTGACCGTGGACGCAATGGTTTGACGGGGTCGTTGGAGCACGGGTCCCTGTCACGTGGGGTCGGGCGTGAGATGGGGTCCGTGCCTCAGTGAGTGGTGGACGCAACGGTTGGGAGGGTGTGGAAACCGGTAATGCGCGGGCTTGGGAGCTGAGTTTTGTTTTCGCGGGAACCCGGGCTTCGACTGTTGGCGCCTTATTTTGTATCCTACGAAAAGATAGTCAAAACCAGGAGCAAGTGTTGGTGTGGCACCACCATGATAGAACTCGATTCTCCAGGAGTCCACAGGTACTGAGCTAGTGAGCTTTTGGCACCCATGTACTCACATGTTGATAGGATAGGCCGCCATGTACACGATCCATGTGAGTTGTGAGCGCCGTATGCGAAATGCGATGCTGGGCATCGACCATCTTTTGTTGCTTTCGAATCCGAGCAAAAGCATGCGTGCCAAAAGCACCAAGCAGAATCATCTGTGTTGTGCTGAGGAAGCCGCCCATGTGATGTGTGTGTGGCCCTTGTGTTCGAAAAGCATGCCGTCGGCCAGCACCGCAAGGTACATTGCATAGGGCGGCGGGATCGTCAAGTGCCGCCGCAGCTGGCGATCGACGAACAGATCGAGCGTCCGTGCCTCAGGCTCCCAACCTCGACGAGAGCGTACGCGGGCGTGCCACCGGTAGCCCAAGGTGTAGGACAGTACGTACGCGCCCGCGGCGTGCTTCGGCGTGGTGAGATAGTAGAGATGTAGCTGGGATTCAGCAACGTTTCAACCCCCAAC from Setaria italica strain Yugu1 chromosome VII, Setaria_italica_v2.0, whole genome shotgun sequence includes the following:
- the LOC101768467 gene encoding transcription factor GTE7, translating into MASALLAGRSGAHHHSWGEGRAPLAPIPPNPSPNHPPHPPRGDGPKARAAAAASPAAGYVTFRPGSLGHREARALRDRLAGELGQVRALLSRIDTWQVRQQGHPPRRELLPAPPAKLWGAMRKRCGQILTKLRKDKRSVWFNAPVEVERLGLHDYHTVIKSPMDLGTVKENLAAGRYASHDAFAGDVRLTFSNALRYNPVGHEVHTFAGALLASFEKMYKAAVDWFEEECKRLEPPKPVPAELPPPPTVEAKVKPRTGNVKMRKPKAREPNKREMSLEEKNLLRLGLESLPEEKMHNVLQIVRKRNSNQEMLGDEIELDIDEMDVETQWELDRFVTNFNKALKKSKRAAMVNGGTADVASAAGAEDDIAPVNGVATLVGNDDAESENPTKTTTLAEQVDEYVDIGDEMPTATYQSMEIEKDAEVASGSGASGSGSSSSSGSDSGSSGDSASGAGNAHSLA